The proteins below come from a single Triticum aestivum cultivar Chinese Spring chromosome 5D, IWGSC CS RefSeq v2.1, whole genome shotgun sequence genomic window:
- the LOC123124291 gene encoding glutaredoxin-C1-like, protein MEQVTKLAGRRAVVIFGMSSCCMCHTMTSLLRDLGANPTVVELDEEPRGKEMEKALARLIGRNPAVPAVFIGGRLVGCTDKVMSLHLSGKLVPLLRHAGAVWV, encoded by the coding sequence ATGGAGCAGGTGACGAAGCTAGCGGGGCGGCGGGCAGTGGTGATCTTCGGCATGAGCTCCTGCTGCATGTGCCACACGATGACGAGCCTACTCCGGGATCTCGGGGCGAACCCGACGGTGGTGGAACTGGACGAGGAACCTAGGGGGAAGGAGATGGAGAAGGCGCTGGCGCGGCTCATCGGCCGGAACCCTGCCGTGCCGGCGGTGTTCATCGGCGGCAGGCTCGTCGGATGCACCGACAAGGTCATGTCCCTTCACCTCAGCGGCAAGCTTGTCCCGCTGCTTCGTCATGCAGGTGCAGTCTGGGTGTAG